The Desulfonatronum thiosulfatophilum DNA segment GTCGCTTCATGATCATCGGCCTGCTCCAACTGGAATTTCGCCTGCACGGGAACGACTCTCTCAAGGGCAAGCGCAAGGTGGCGCAAAGCTTGAAGCAGAAACTGCGCAACAAGTTCAATGTCGCCGTGTCCGAAGTGGAGGCGCTGGACGAGCATGAACGCCTGGTGTTGGCCGTGGTTGCGGTTGCCAATGAGGCAGGGCGCGTTGAAAGCCGCTTGCACAAGGCCATGTCGCTGGCTGAGGCTGCCGCGCCGGCGGAATTCGTTCGTGGAAATACGGAAATTTTTCGATCATCGCAGGATCCCATGGAAACCCGTGCGGACCTGCTGGAGGGCGGCTCATGGTAAAGCGCGGAACTCCGTCCCGGCGATCCATTCGGCTCGCGGACATGATCCAGCGGGAACTGGCCCAGATGCTTCAGGAAGAAGTTCAGGACCCCCGTCTGGAGTTGGTCACGATCAGCGGAGTGAAGCTCAATTCCGATCTGACGGTGGCCAAGGTTTTGTATACCTGTACGGACGATCCGGTCCGGCTGGAAGAAATCGCCGATGCCCTGGCCAGAGCCAAGGGATATATGCGGGCCCTCCTGGTCAAGCGACTGGACCTGCGCACCACTCCGGAATTGCGATTCGAACGGGACACCTTTCTCGAGGACATGGTTTATGACGGTCACCACGAAAGCTAGATCTGAAGAAAACTGGGCAAGTGTTCTGAAGCTCTTCCGGGAGCAGGATCATTTCCTGGTTGCGGCGCACAACAACCCGGACGGCGATGCGCTGGGATCCACGGTGGCTCTGGGATGGATACTGGAGAAACTGGGCAAGACCTATGCCCTGTACAATGAATCCGCCGTGCCCGAGCGTTTTTCGTGGCTGCGTTTCCCCAGTCCTTTGCGAAATGCGCTGCCCGCATGGGATCCGAAATGGTATATCCTGTTGGACTGCGGCGATGTCCGGCGGGTTGGGTCGGAACTGGCCGGACGCCTGCCCATGGACAGGACCGTCAACATTGACCACCATATCAGCAACGGCGGCTTCGGGAGCATCAACCTGGTGGAGGCGGACCGTTCTTCCGTGGGCGAAATGATCGGCTATCTCGGGCTGGATCTGGATATTCCTCTCAGCGGACCGCTTGGCGAGGCGATCTACCTGGCCTTGGTCACCGATACCGGCTCCTTCAGTTTTGAAAATACCGGCCCTCGGGTGCTTGAATTGGCCGCGAGAATAATTCGTCACGGCTTGAACCCCGGGACTTTCAACGCCCGGTTGCAGAATCAATGGCGGATGAACAGATTGAAATTGATGGGCGACGTGCTGCGCAGGGCCAAAGTGTACAATGACGGCCGCATCGGCATGATCTCCATTTCCGAGGCACTGCGCCGGGAACACCAAGCTACCATCGAGGACTGTGACGACTTTGTGGACTACATCCGCCGCGTCAAAGGAGTACGCATCGCCGCCAGCCTGCGGGAGGACGAACCTCGCAAGGTCAAGTTCAGCCTGCGTTCTTCCGGTGATGTCGACGTGGAGGAAATTGCCTCGTCGGTGGGAGGCGGGGGCCACAAGAACGCATCCGGAGGCGAGTTGCGCAACACGCTGGAGGAAGCCGAAGCCATCTTGGTTCGGCTGATCGACCGGTATCTGGCTCTCGAGGACAAGAACCCCTCTTCGGTCTGACCATGACTGCTGCCCGGCGACCAGCCCAAGCCCATGGCGTCCTTGTCCTGAACAAGCCCACCGGGCCGACTTCCACGTACTGCCTGGAACAGATCAAACGCACCCTGGGGCAGAAGAAGATCGGCCACGCCGGGACGCTCGATCCCCTGGCCCAGGGCGTCCTGCTGGTTCTGTTGGGACAGGGCACCAAGATCGCCGCCTATCTTACGGAGGGGCGAAAGCAGTATCAGGGCGTGTTGCGCTTGGGTGTGGAAACAGATACTTATGATGTTCTGGGAAAGACGTTGCGGACTGCCGACTGCGGCGGGCTGACCTCCGCGCAAGTCCAGGCGGTCGTGCATGAGTGGTTGGAGCACGTCGAGCAGGAGGTGCCGCCGTATTCCGCGGCCAAGCACCAGGGGCGGCCCCTGTATGCCTTGAGTCGGGCCGGGCTGGATGTCCCGGTGAAACGAAAATCAATTCAAATTTTCCAGGTGGAGGTCATGGATGTCGACCTTCCTCTGGTGCGCTTCCGGGTGGAGTGTTCCGCCGGCACCTATATACGTTCCCTGGTCCACAGCCTGGGGATACGCCTGCAGTGCGGGGCCGTGCTGGAAGAATTGATCCGGGAGCGCAGCCATCCCTTCGGCCTTGAGCAGGCCCACGGCTTGCAAACCGTGCTGGAAACGCCGGAGGCATTCGAGCAGAACGTGATCGCGGTGCAGGATGCGCTGCCGCATTTTGCCAGGCATGTTCTCACTGCCGACCTAGCACGGAAGGTTCGCCACGGCGCCAAGGTGCCGTGGAATCTGCCGGGGCAGTCGGTCGCTCCGGAACCGGGTGCACGCGCCCTGTTCCTGGATGACCAGGAACTCCCTCTGGCTTTGGTCGAGCTCAAAGAAGTGGATGGTCAACGACAATGGACAGTGCTTCGCGGTCTTTTTTAATCCGCCGAGCCCGGATCAAACCGGATCCCATTCATTTCCCGAAGTGGAGCAACCCAAGGAGGAGAGCGCTGTGGTCATGAGTTTAGAAGACAAGACCCGAGTTATCGAGGAATACCGGCTGAAGGACGGTGATACGGGTTCGCCCGAAGTGCAGGTGGCCTTGCTTACCTACCGTATCAACGATCTGACCGGACATTTCAAGACTCACAAGAAAGACTTCCACTCCCGTACCGGCTTGCTGAAGCTGGTCGGAAAACGCAGAGGCTTGCTGAACTACCTGAAGAACAAAGATGTTCAGCGGTACCGCAGCCTTATCGAGCGACTTAATCTGCGCAAGTAGTCACCGCGCGCCGAACAGGGGGGCCGATCGTATCCGACTTTGGTTGCACGCCTCAGTCTATCGCTCGGGCCCCCTCCACTCATTATACCGCAAGGATGCGACGATATATCATGAATGACTTCAAGAACTGCACACGCCTGACGACAAATCTGGACGGCAAGGAATTTATATTAGAAACCGGCAGGATGGCCAATCAAGCTGACGGAGCCGTTTGGGTTCAATGCGGCGATACCGTGGTTCTGGTCACGGCCGTGGCCCAGGCGCTGGACAGGGAGGTTTCCTTTCTGCCCCTGACGGTGAATTATCAGGAAATGTCCTATGCCGCGGGGCAGATCCCCGGGAACTACTTCCGCCGGGAAATCGGCCGTCCCAGCGACAGGGAAACTCTGGTCTCCCGTGTTATCGATCGGCCCATCCGGCCCATGTTCCCCAAGAAATTTCCCATGGAAATCCAGGTCATCGCAACGGTCCTTTCCTCGGATCCGGACAACGATCCGGATGTCCTGGCGCTCACCGGCGCCTCGGCCGCCCTGCATGTCTCCAGGATTCCCTTCGCAGGTCCCATTGCCGGAATCAGAGTCGGCTGCATCAATGGGGAGTTCGTGCTCAATCCCAGCTACAAGGATCTTGCCGAAAGCACTTTGAATTTGGTCATGGCCGCATCACGCGATGCCGTGGTC contains these protein-coding regions:
- the rpsO gene encoding 30S ribosomal protein S15, whose protein sequence is MSLEDKTRVIEEYRLKDGDTGSPEVQVALLTYRINDLTGHFKTHKKDFHSRTGLLKLVGKRRGLLNYLKNKDVQRYRSLIERLNLRK
- the truB gene encoding tRNA pseudouridine(55) synthase TruB, with the protein product MTAARRPAQAHGVLVLNKPTGPTSTYCLEQIKRTLGQKKIGHAGTLDPLAQGVLLVLLGQGTKIAAYLTEGRKQYQGVLRLGVETDTYDVLGKTLRTADCGGLTSAQVQAVVHEWLEHVEQEVPPYSAAKHQGRPLYALSRAGLDVPVKRKSIQIFQVEVMDVDLPLVRFRVECSAGTYIRSLVHSLGIRLQCGAVLEELIRERSHPFGLEQAHGLQTVLETPEAFEQNVIAVQDALPHFARHVLTADLARKVRHGAKVPWNLPGQSVAPEPGARALFLDDQELPLALVELKEVDGQRQWTVLRGLF
- a CDS encoding DUF503 domain-containing protein: MIIGLLQLEFRLHGNDSLKGKRKVAQSLKQKLRNKFNVAVSEVEALDEHERLVLAVVAVANEAGRVESRLHKAMSLAEAAAPAEFVRGNTEIFRSSQDPMETRADLLEGGSW
- the rbfA gene encoding 30S ribosome-binding factor RbfA, producing MVKRGTPSRRSIRLADMIQRELAQMLQEEVQDPRLELVTISGVKLNSDLTVAKVLYTCTDDPVRLEEIADALARAKGYMRALLVKRLDLRTTPELRFERDTFLEDMVYDGHHES
- a CDS encoding DHH family phosphoesterase; protein product: MTVTTKARSEENWASVLKLFREQDHFLVAAHNNPDGDALGSTVALGWILEKLGKTYALYNESAVPERFSWLRFPSPLRNALPAWDPKWYILLDCGDVRRVGSELAGRLPMDRTVNIDHHISNGGFGSINLVEADRSSVGEMIGYLGLDLDIPLSGPLGEAIYLALVTDTGSFSFENTGPRVLELAARIIRHGLNPGTFNARLQNQWRMNRLKLMGDVLRRAKVYNDGRIGMISISEALRREHQATIEDCDDFVDYIRRVKGVRIAASLREDEPRKVKFSLRSSGDVDVEEIASSVGGGGHKNASGGELRNTLEEAEAILVRLIDRYLALEDKNPSSV